Proteins co-encoded in one Oncorhynchus masou masou isolate Uvic2021 unplaced genomic scaffold, UVic_Omas_1.1 unplaced_scaffold_4451, whole genome shotgun sequence genomic window:
- the LOC135535109 gene encoding dnaJ homolog subfamily B member 4-like, whose translation MGKDYYKILGIVKGAADEDIKKAYRKQALKWHPDKNKAANAEEKFKEIAEAYEVLSDPKKREIYDQYGEE comes from the coding sequence ATGGGGAAAGATTATTATAAAATCCTGGGGATAGTGAAAGGAGCGGCCGACGAGGATATCAAAAAGGCGTACAGAAAACAGGCTCTGAAATGGCACCCGGACAAAAACAAGGCGGCCAACGCCGAGGAGAAATTTAAGGAGATCGCCGAGGCATATGAAGTCCTCAGTGATCCGAAGAAAAGGGAGATATATGATCAGTATGGAGAGGAAG